A genomic stretch from Sinorhizobium terangae includes:
- a CDS encoding FAD-binding oxidoreductase → MTTILSPELIASFIDIVGSGHALSSPAETAPYLVESRGLHHGTTPLVLRPGSVEEVSRIMRLASQTRTAIVPQGGNTGHVAGQIPREGKADMVLSLERLNRIRDVDPVGNVIVADAGCILADVQKAADDAGRLFPLSLGSEGSARIGGNLSTNAGGTAVLAYGNMRQLCLGLEVVLPTGEIWDGLRRLKKDNTGYDLRDLFIGAEGTLGVITGAVLKLFPKPLGHQVAFAGLRSVEDALALFDRASTLCGPALTGFELMPRIGIEFTSRHIPGVRDPMPTVHPWYALIDISTSDSAESAERMIEGVLETGVSNGLVENAIIATSETQRKALWHMRESMSPAQKPEGGSIKHDVSVPVSNIPAFMAEADTAVMKAIPGARICAFGHMGDGNIHYNISQPVGADKQVFLDRWREMNAIVHGIVLKYRGSISAEHGIGQLKRDELAEIRPEIEIELMQRIKHAFDPAGIMNPDKVLRTRSM, encoded by the coding sequence ATGACGACCATACTTTCTCCCGAACTGATCGCCTCTTTCATCGACATCGTCGGCAGCGGCCACGCGCTCAGCAGTCCGGCGGAGACCGCGCCTTATCTCGTCGAATCACGCGGGCTCCATCACGGCACCACGCCGCTCGTGCTCAGGCCAGGCTCCGTCGAGGAGGTCTCGCGCATCATGCGCCTGGCAAGCCAGACCCGTACCGCGATTGTCCCGCAGGGCGGCAATACCGGACATGTGGCCGGCCAGATCCCGCGCGAAGGAAAAGCCGACATGGTTCTTTCGCTCGAGCGGCTGAACCGCATCCGCGACGTCGATCCCGTCGGCAATGTCATCGTGGCCGATGCCGGCTGTATCCTTGCCGATGTCCAGAAGGCGGCGGACGATGCCGGACGCCTCTTCCCGCTGTCGCTCGGCTCCGAAGGCTCCGCCCGGATCGGCGGCAATCTCTCGACCAATGCCGGCGGCACGGCCGTGCTCGCCTACGGCAATATGCGCCAGCTCTGCCTGGGGCTGGAGGTCGTGCTGCCGACCGGCGAAATCTGGGACGGATTACGCCGATTGAAGAAGGACAACACGGGCTACGACCTTCGAGACCTGTTCATCGGCGCGGAAGGAACGCTTGGCGTCATCACCGGTGCGGTACTGAAGCTGTTCCCGAAGCCGCTTGGCCATCAGGTGGCATTCGCGGGCCTTAGGAGCGTCGAGGATGCGCTTGCCCTCTTCGATCGTGCTTCGACCCTCTGCGGACCGGCGTTGACGGGCTTCGAACTCATGCCGAGGATCGGCATAGAGTTCACCTCCCGGCATATTCCGGGCGTGCGCGATCCGATGCCGACAGTCCATCCCTGGTACGCGCTGATCGATATTTCGACCTCGGATTCCGCGGAGAGCGCCGAGCGCATGATAGAGGGTGTGCTCGAGACGGGCGTCAGCAATGGTCTCGTCGAAAATGCGATCATCGCGACGAGCGAGACGCAGCGCAAGGCGCTGTGGCACATGCGCGAAAGCATGTCGCCGGCACAGAAGCCGGAAGGCGGCTCGATCAAGCACGATGTATCAGTGCCCGTATCGAACATCCCCGCCTTCATGGCCGAGGCCGACACCGCCGTCATGAAAGCGATACCCGGCGCCCGTATTTGCGCCTTCGGCCACATGGGCGACGGCAACATCCATTACAATATTTCGCAGCCGGTCGGCGCCGACAAACAGGTCTTCCTTGACCGCTGGCGCGAGATGAACGCCATCGTCCACGGCATCGTGCTGAAGTATCGCGGATCGATCTCGGCCGAGCACGGCATCGGTCAATTGAAGCGCGATGAGCTCGCGGAAATCCGCCCGGAAATCGAGATCGAACTGATGCAGCGGATCAAGCATGCGTTCGACCCCGCAGGCATCATGAATCCAGACAAGGTGTTGCGCACAAGGTCTATGTGA
- a CDS encoding L-threonylcarbamoyladenylate synthase encodes MAEIIDTRTEPARAIEHACVVLSEGEPVAIPTETVYGLAADATNPEAISRIYEMKGRPRFNPLICHVSDMAMAEAHVTFDPISRQLADAFWPGPLTLILPQRPESTVHALASAGLNTLGIRMPAGFSRQVIARFGRPLAAPSANTSGKISPTSAAHVQADLGSKLKLILDAGPAGIGLESTIIKVEGGTLRLLRPGGLDAGEIEKLTGCEVVRPDSAGATIEAPGMLASHYAPGATVRLNAEDVRAGEALIRFGGRPLPGEGEATIVLDLSPGGNLREAAANLFDYMKQADASGARTIAFGRVPEEGLGEAIIDRLQRAAAPRG; translated from the coding sequence ATGGCCGAAATCATCGATACACGCACAGAACCGGCCCGGGCGATCGAGCACGCCTGCGTCGTTCTTTCCGAGGGCGAGCCGGTCGCGATCCCGACGGAGACGGTCTATGGGCTTGCGGCGGACGCGACAAACCCCGAAGCGATCAGCCGCATTTACGAGATGAAGGGCCGGCCCCGTTTCAATCCATTGATCTGCCACGTCTCGGATATGGCGATGGCCGAGGCGCATGTGACGTTCGACCCGATTTCGCGCCAGCTTGCGGACGCCTTCTGGCCGGGTCCTCTAACCCTTATCCTGCCGCAACGGCCGGAGAGCACCGTCCACGCGCTCGCTTCCGCCGGGCTCAATACGCTCGGCATCCGCATGCCTGCTGGCTTTTCACGGCAGGTGATCGCTCGCTTCGGACGCCCGCTTGCGGCGCCGAGTGCCAACACCTCCGGCAAGATCAGCCCCACCAGCGCAGCCCATGTTCAGGCCGACCTCGGTTCCAAGCTGAAGCTCATCCTCGATGCCGGCCCGGCTGGAATCGGGCTTGAGTCCACAATCATCAAGGTTGAAGGCGGCACACTGCGGCTCCTGAGACCCGGCGGGTTGGACGCCGGCGAGATCGAGAAGCTCACAGGGTGCGAGGTCGTGCGGCCGGACAGCGCCGGCGCGACGATCGAGGCGCCCGGCATGCTTGCGTCACATTACGCTCCGGGAGCGACCGTAAGATTGAATGCCGAGGATGTCCGGGCGGGAGAGGCGTTGATCCGCTTCGGCGGCAGGCCGCTTCCCGGCGAGGGCGAAGCGACGATCGTGCTGGACTTGAGCCCCGGCGGCAATCTTCGCGAGGCGGCCGCCAACCTTTTCGACTACATGAAGCAGGCGGATGCGAGCGGTGCTCGAACGATCGCCTTCGGCCGCGTGCCGGAAGAAGGCCTCGGAGAGGCAATCATCGACCGCCTGCAGCGGGCAGCGGCGCCCAGGGGCTGA
- a CDS encoding DUF6656 family protein, with amino-acid sequence MARLRYYDTGTRAVIPAPKATPHAEFLRTGRIDRRRHWMAEQRRYLTHEEVAEQTGRKLSAAGETTHKRINAFHSSIQFPKMVFHRTLPNSPHLGYCHVTAAKTHLERSHDVTWAFYFANFFSDLGDETHFFDRIQRGYSRMYFAVAIEPGGDEGQMVINRNVRGNGLIFRTQDPKIALKNVLMLGARDDALRKIIRSL; translated from the coding sequence ATGGCTAGACTGAGATATTATGATACCGGCACGAGAGCCGTGATCCCCGCACCAAAGGCCACACCCCACGCGGAGTTCCTGCGGACCGGACGGATCGACCGCCGACGGCACTGGATGGCCGAGCAGCGGCGTTACCTGACGCATGAGGAGGTTGCGGAGCAAACCGGGCGGAAGCTTTCGGCGGCCGGGGAGACTACCCACAAGCGGATCAACGCTTTCCATTCTTCGATCCAATTCCCGAAGATGGTCTTTCACCGCACCCTGCCGAACAGTCCGCATCTCGGCTACTGCCATGTGACCGCCGCGAAAACGCACCTCGAGCGTTCGCACGACGTCACCTGGGCCTTCTATTTCGCGAACTTCTTCTCCGATCTCGGTGACGAGACGCATTTTTTCGATCGGATACAGAGGGGTTATTCGCGCATGTACTTCGCCGTCGCCATCGAGCCCGGCGGTGACGAAGGGCAGATGGTCATCAACCGCAATGTGCGGGGCAACGGATTGATCTTCCGAACGCAGGATCCGAAGATAGCACTGAAGAACGTCCTGATGCTGGGCGCACGGGACGACGCACTGCGCAAGATCATTCGCAGCCTTTGA
- a CDS encoding aromatic ring-hydroxylating oxygenase subunit alpha has product MDIQNDMLRRLINRREGYSLDRAFYTDPEYYRQDLEHIWYKDWLFIGHDCEIPKAGNYFTVQVGDYPIVIVRDRQGTIRALHNSCRHRGSRVCTQHKGSSAKLVCPYHQWTYELDGKLLFARQMPEGFDPAQHSLKPVHCETVGGYIFISLADEPMDFQPFRETVAGYLAPHRLGETKVAYESTIVEKGNWKLVWENNRECYHCAANHPELCRTYPEAPTVTGVQGAMNDPEIGAHWERCEAAGLPSSFRIAPTGQFRMTRMPLINGAESYTMSGQAAVRKPLSTGVNERGIGTLLLFHYPTTWNHVLGDHAITFRVLPLGPELTQVTTKWLVSKDAVEGVDYTIEDLTHVWTETNDQDRQIVEENAFGIRSPAYEPGPYSAEHEGGVMQFVEWYCNFMQNRLQGDVAPLSRVA; this is encoded by the coding sequence ATGGACATTCAGAACGATATGCTGCGCCGGCTCATAAACCGTCGTGAGGGCTATAGCCTCGACCGGGCCTTCTACACCGACCCGGAATATTACCGGCAGGACCTCGAGCACATCTGGTACAAGGACTGGCTCTTCATCGGTCACGACTGTGAAATTCCGAAAGCCGGCAACTACTTTACCGTTCAGGTCGGCGACTATCCGATCGTCATCGTCCGCGACCGGCAGGGAACGATCCGGGCGCTTCACAATTCCTGCCGCCACCGCGGCTCGCGCGTGTGCACGCAGCACAAGGGTTCATCGGCCAAGCTCGTCTGTCCCTATCACCAGTGGACCTACGAATTGGACGGCAAGCTGCTTTTCGCGCGGCAGATGCCCGAAGGGTTCGATCCGGCTCAGCACAGCCTGAAGCCGGTCCATTGCGAAACGGTTGGCGGCTATATCTTCATCAGCCTCGCCGACGAGCCGATGGATTTCCAGCCGTTCCGGGAGACGGTTGCCGGCTATCTCGCGCCGCATAGACTCGGGGAGACCAAGGTCGCCTATGAGAGCACGATCGTCGAGAAGGGCAATTGGAAGCTTGTCTGGGAGAACAACCGCGAGTGCTATCATTGCGCCGCCAACCATCCGGAGCTTTGCCGTACCTACCCGGAGGCCCCGACGGTGACGGGCGTCCAGGGTGCCATGAACGACCCGGAGATCGGCGCCCATTGGGAAAGGTGCGAGGCGGCAGGCCTTCCGAGCAGCTTCAGGATTGCACCAACCGGCCAATTCCGGATGACGCGGATGCCGCTGATCAACGGGGCGGAGAGCTACACCATGTCCGGACAAGCGGCCGTTCGCAAACCGCTTTCGACCGGCGTCAACGAGCGCGGGATCGGCACGCTCTTGCTCTTCCACTACCCGACGACCTGGAACCATGTGCTCGGCGATCACGCGATCACCTTCCGCGTGCTGCCGCTTGGACCGGAACTGACGCAGGTCACCACCAAATGGCTTGTCAGCAAGGACGCCGTCGAGGGCGTCGATTACACCATCGAGGACCTTACCCACGTTTGGACCGAGACCAACGACCAGGATCGCCAGATCGTCGAGGAAAACGCCTTCGGCATCCGCTCGCCGGCCTATGAGCCCGGCCCCTATTCGGCCGAGCACGAGGGCGGCGTCATGCAGTTCGTCGAATGGTACTGCAATTTCATGCAGAACCGCCTGCAAGGCGACGTCGCTCCTCTTTCGCGGGTGGCATGA
- a CDS encoding hybrid-cluster NAD(P)-dependent oxidoreductase: MTMEMGSSFRHFDELHPWIDRQHLLECISAVVETADVMTFTFRSDKPAWFRYLPGQFVTLELPVGEEPVMRTYTLSSSPSRPLSVAVTVKAQPDSTGTRWMFDNLKPGTRLKALGPLGDFSFVRHPGDKYLFISAGSGVTPMMSMTRWMADCAPDTDITFISCARRPEDLLFRSELEVLARQMRRFNLGFLVEGHEARHGWHGLRGRIDATKLPLLAPDFLERTVFCCGPEPFMRGVREMLKGAGFDMARYHEESFQPAAAPAAEELAVRAGAGVSAEAARVTFTMSGKDVTVVPGQTILQAARANGVRIGAACEGGICGTCRVMKVAGDVEMNHNGGILDDEIEEGYILACCSRPIGDVQIEA; this comes from the coding sequence ATGACCATGGAAATGGGCTCTTCCTTCCGCCATTTCGATGAGCTTCATCCGTGGATCGATCGGCAGCATCTGCTCGAATGCATATCGGCCGTGGTCGAGACTGCGGACGTGATGACCTTCACCTTCCGCTCGGACAAGCCGGCCTGGTTCCGCTACCTGCCGGGGCAGTTCGTCACGCTGGAACTGCCCGTCGGCGAGGAACCGGTGATGCGCACCTACACGCTGTCATCCTCTCCGTCCCGCCCGCTCTCGGTTGCCGTCACCGTCAAGGCGCAGCCGGACAGCACCGGCACGCGCTGGATGTTCGACAATCTGAAGCCGGGCACGAGGCTGAAGGCGCTCGGGCCGCTCGGCGATTTCAGCTTCGTTCGCCATCCGGGGGATAAATACCTGTTTATCTCGGCCGGCTCGGGTGTCACGCCGATGATGTCGATGACGCGCTGGATGGCGGACTGCGCGCCGGACACGGACATCACCTTCATTTCCTGCGCGCGTAGGCCGGAGGACCTCCTGTTTCGTTCCGAGCTGGAGGTTCTCGCCCGCCAGATGCGGCGGTTCAATCTTGGTTTTCTCGTCGAAGGCCATGAGGCGCGCCATGGCTGGCATGGGCTACGCGGTCGCATAGATGCGACAAAATTGCCTCTGCTCGCGCCGGACTTCCTGGAGAGGACGGTGTTTTGCTGCGGGCCTGAGCCCTTCATGCGCGGCGTCAGGGAGATGCTGAAGGGTGCTGGCTTCGATATGGCGCGCTATCACGAGGAGAGCTTCCAGCCAGCCGCCGCACCCGCGGCAGAGGAGCTTGCGGTGCGCGCCGGGGCGGGGGTTTCGGCGGAGGCGGCTCGGGTGACCTTTACCATGAGCGGCAAGGACGTGACGGTGGTGCCTGGCCAGACGATCCTGCAGGCCGCCCGCGCCAACGGCGTCCGGATCGGTGCGGCCTGCGAGGGCGGCATCTGCGGCACATGTCGCGTGATGAAGGTCGCCGGCGATGTCGAGATGAACCACAATGGCGGCATTCTCGATGACGAGATCGAAGAGGGCTACATCCTTGCCTGCTGCTCTCGGCCGATTGGTGACGTCCAGATCGAGGCGTGA
- a CDS encoding glycoside hydrolase family 25 protein: MEKRGLSISGTILRLAALLGLTFAAANVHARDLEPWKQRQNAIIVDAYEMNSIDWEALLKDKRIAGFIAKASDGLPESFSCTGDHGGDTVAHCKTMWRKYAVSRELYQTRRMIARAYGLLWGAYHLARPGNPVDQANHFLDYANPRDDEVMVLDIEGIDPEKYMSLEDAAIFAGHIKARTGRYPILYTNHITAKYIAANRYKHRLLSRLPLWYARYKPDIRKVFPMGNWDGYALWQFSSSHNCGKRRCPYRVPGTLDDIDVNVAAMPASALRAVWPQGALLPEKPPVLTVVAAATRGTAPTASARAVASLERPALLVSRATAESKSGSGVDRTVTGSIAVRAAEVHLPDQTERR, from the coding sequence ATGGAAAAGCGGGGACTCTCGATCTCGGGGACGATCTTGCGCCTGGCGGCCCTTCTGGGTCTGACCTTCGCGGCGGCGAATGTTCACGCGCGTGATCTCGAACCCTGGAAGCAGCGGCAGAACGCCATCATCGTCGATGCCTATGAGATGAACAGCATCGACTGGGAAGCGCTGCTGAAGGACAAGCGCATCGCCGGGTTCATCGCCAAAGCCTCCGACGGCCTGCCCGAGAGCTTCTCCTGCACCGGAGACCATGGCGGCGACACGGTCGCCCATTGCAAGACGATGTGGCGGAAGTACGCCGTCAGCCGCGAGCTCTACCAGACGCGCCGAATGATCGCGCGCGCGTACGGCCTGCTCTGGGGCGCCTATCATTTGGCCCGGCCCGGCAATCCTGTCGATCAGGCCAATCATTTCCTCGACTACGCCAATCCGCGCGACGACGAGGTGATGGTCCTCGACATAGAGGGGATCGACCCGGAAAAATACATGTCGCTGGAAGACGCGGCCATCTTCGCCGGGCATATCAAGGCCCGCACCGGCCGCTATCCGATCCTTTACACCAATCACATCACCGCGAAATACATCGCCGCCAACCGCTACAAGCACCGGCTGCTGTCGCGTCTTCCGCTCTGGTACGCCCGCTACAAGCCGGACATCCGCAAGGTTTTTCCGATGGGGAACTGGGACGGCTATGCCCTCTGGCAATTCTCCTCGTCGCACAATTGCGGCAAGCGGCGCTGCCCCTACCGTGTGCCCGGCACGCTTGACGACATCGACGTGAATGTCGCGGCGATGCCGGCGTCCGCGCTGAGGGCCGTCTGGCCGCAAGGCGCCCTTCTGCCCGAGAAACCGCCGGTGTTGACCGTGGTCGCGGCGGCGACGCGCGGGACAGCGCCGACGGCCAGCGCCAGGGCGGTAGCTTCCCTCGAGCGGCCTGCCTTGCTCGTCAGCCGCGCGACGGCCGAGAGCAAGTCGGGCAGCGGCGTCGACAGGACCGTTACCGGCTCGATCGCGGTCAGAGCTGCCGAAGTGCACCTGCCCGATCAGACCGAGCGGCGCTGA
- a CDS encoding BA14K family protein encodes MTGKWLSAAFAALLLGTSAAPSQAFTPTPSRIEAESNVTDVQYRPRGYYRYGDRYYYNGYRGYRYYRPGYRYHDGWWYPGGAFGTGVIIGGPIVRPPIARPPVARYGNRHVEWCYARYRSYRAYDNTYQPYGGPRRQCYSPYS; translated from the coding sequence ATGACTGGCAAGTGGCTCTCGGCGGCGTTCGCAGCCTTGTTGCTGGGGACGTCCGCCGCACCGTCGCAGGCGTTCACACCCACGCCTTCAAGGATCGAAGCTGAGAGCAATGTAACCGACGTTCAATATCGGCCGCGCGGATATTATCGCTACGGTGACCGCTATTATTACAACGGCTATCGCGGCTATCGTTACTATCGTCCCGGCTATCGCTATCACGATGGCTGGTGGTACCCGGGAGGGGCCTTCGGCACTGGCGTGATTATCGGTGGGCCGATCGTCCGTCCACCGATCGCCCGCCCGCCGGTTGCTCGCTACGGCAACAGGCACGTCGAATGGTGCTACGCGCGCTATCGGTCCTACAGGGCCTATGACAACACCTATCAACCCTATGGCGGCCCGCGTCGGCAGTGCTACTCGCCCTACAGCTAA
- a CDS encoding transporter, which produces MNLISPEIPGLVWAYRFIPGESRCQRIAADSSIDNLSGGDGWVWLHLALSDARTPGLIERISNLPQAAIATLTSHDTQAAITVSEDVVHGTLVDFERTFDEVTKTIGWLHFAVSDKIIITTRLHPLRSIDRVKAAVEKSTKCNRPIDLFEMLVVEFQRTLITLVLELTEELNVIEDHVYGEAGHRQQPGLAPLRRTVVRLHRHLRTILALLRRAGASEEDEVPPGFIDAAERLSDRLEAVDRDVFALQERARLLHEEIDSKIPSETNRHLYILSLMTAFLLPPTLVTGFFGMNTGALPFADGSGTLYAALIIAFSMGLAWLILRRIGIL; this is translated from the coding sequence ATGAACTTGATTTCTCCCGAGATACCGGGCCTTGTCTGGGCCTACCGCTTCATACCGGGGGAGAGCCGATGCCAGCGCATCGCGGCCGACTCTTCGATCGACAACCTGTCTGGCGGCGACGGCTGGGTCTGGCTGCATCTGGCGCTCAGCGATGCGCGCACGCCCGGGTTGATCGAACGCATCAGCAACCTACCGCAGGCAGCGATTGCCACGCTGACGAGTCACGACACACAGGCCGCAATTACCGTTTCCGAGGACGTCGTCCACGGGACGCTGGTGGATTTCGAGCGCACGTTCGACGAGGTCACGAAAACGATCGGCTGGCTGCATTTCGCGGTCAGTGACAAGATCATCATCACGACGCGGCTGCATCCGTTACGCAGCATCGACCGGGTGAAGGCGGCCGTCGAGAAGAGCACCAAATGCAACCGGCCGATCGACCTCTTCGAAATGCTGGTTGTCGAGTTCCAGAGAACGTTGATCACCCTCGTCCTGGAACTGACCGAAGAGTTGAATGTCATCGAGGATCACGTCTACGGAGAGGCTGGCCACAGGCAGCAGCCAGGGCTGGCACCGCTGCGCAGGACCGTGGTGCGGCTGCATCGGCACCTGCGGACCATTCTCGCCCTGTTGCGGCGGGCCGGAGCATCGGAGGAGGATGAGGTGCCGCCGGGTTTCATCGACGCGGCCGAGCGGCTCTCCGATCGGCTGGAGGCGGTTGACCGGGATGTCTTCGCGCTCCAGGAGCGCGCGAGGCTTCTCCATGAGGAAATCGACAGCAAGATTCCCTCGGAGACAAACCGGCATCTCTACATCCTGTCGCTGATGACAGCGTTCCTTTTGCCGCCGACACTGGTGACCGGCTTCTTCGGCATGAATACGGGAGCCCTGCCCTTCGCCGATGGAAGCGGGACACTCTACGCGGCGTTGATCATCGCCTTTTCAATGGGCCTTGCCTGGCTCATTCTCCGTCGCATCGGCATTCTGTAG
- a CDS encoding acyl-CoA dehydrogenase produces the protein MYKAPVDEIAFTLKHVAGMAEALDAGVFGELGEDLVDAILAEAGRFATEEVAPLGDIGDRQGARLVDGAVKTPEGWRDLYHNWIGGGWNGLTAPEAFGGQNLPHMLHVAAMEMWNAGSMAFALGPTLTMGAIEALEKHGSEALKATYLAKMVSGEWTATMNLTEPHAGSDLGVLKTRAERRDDGSYRIFGQKIFITWGEHDFTDNIVHLVLARLPDAPAGTKGISLFLVPKFLVNADGSLGARNDLFCHSLEHKLGIHGSPTCTMIYGDGKFGDEKGAIGYLIGEENRGLACMFTMMNNARLAVGMQGVAIADAATQKAITYAKERTQGRAPGWSGEGMSPIIEHPDVARMLLTMKALTQGSRAIAYACAHAVDMAHASKGDQARHWQERSSLLTPIAKSFATDAGVDVASLGIQVHGGMGFIEETGAARYLRDARIATIYEGTNGIQALDLVTRKLRLSDGAHVRGLIAELSEIAAAVGSTNRKGFGETAVRLDAAIGDLADASEWLLAALDGGRLTDALSGATAYQRLFGLVLTGAYLAKGGLAEAGDGKQDARIALCRFAAENLLAETGALKDRVVSGAESLAAARAALV, from the coding sequence ATGTACAAAGCACCGGTCGACGAGATCGCATTCACACTGAAGCACGTAGCCGGCATGGCCGAGGCCTTGGATGCCGGTGTTTTCGGTGAACTGGGCGAGGATCTGGTCGATGCAATCCTCGCGGAAGCCGGGCGCTTTGCGACGGAAGAGGTGGCCCCTCTTGGCGATATCGGTGATCGGCAGGGCGCACGGCTCGTCGACGGTGCGGTCAAGACGCCGGAAGGCTGGCGCGATCTCTATCACAACTGGATCGGCGGCGGCTGGAACGGACTGACGGCGCCGGAAGCCTTCGGCGGGCAAAACCTGCCGCACATGCTGCACGTCGCCGCGATGGAGATGTGGAACGCCGGCTCGATGGCGTTCGCGCTTGGCCCGACGCTGACCATGGGCGCCATCGAAGCCTTGGAGAAGCACGGCTCGGAAGCCCTGAAGGCGACATATCTCGCGAAAATGGTCTCGGGCGAGTGGACCGCCACGATGAACCTGACGGAGCCGCATGCCGGTTCGGATCTCGGCGTGCTCAAGACTCGGGCCGAGCGTCGCGACGACGGCAGTTATCGCATCTTCGGCCAGAAGATTTTCATCACCTGGGGCGAGCACGACTTTACCGACAACATCGTCCATCTGGTGTTGGCGCGCCTGCCGGACGCGCCCGCCGGCACGAAGGGCATTTCGCTGTTTCTCGTGCCGAAATTCCTTGTCAACGCCGACGGCTCGCTCGGTGCCCGTAACGACCTCTTCTGCCATTCGCTCGAGCACAAGCTCGGCATTCACGGTTCGCCCACCTGCACGATGATCTATGGTGACGGCAAGTTCGGCGATGAAAAAGGTGCGATCGGCTATCTGATCGGCGAGGAGAACCGTGGGCTCGCCTGCATGTTCACGATGATGAACAACGCCCGGTTGGCCGTCGGCATGCAGGGGGTCGCGATCGCCGATGCCGCCACCCAGAAGGCGATCACCTATGCCAAGGAACGCACGCAGGGCCGGGCGCCCGGCTGGAGCGGAGAGGGCATGAGTCCGATCATTGAGCATCCGGATGTCGCCCGGATGCTTCTGACGATGAAGGCGCTGACACAGGGGTCGCGCGCGATCGCCTATGCCTGCGCCCACGCAGTCGACATGGCACATGCCAGCAAAGGCGACCAAGCCCGTCATTGGCAGGAGCGTTCGAGTCTGCTGACACCGATCGCAAAGTCCTTCGCCACCGATGCCGGTGTTGACGTCGCCTCCTTGGGCATCCAGGTGCATGGCGGCATGGGCTTCATCGAGGAGACAGGCGCCGCCCGCTACCTCCGCGATGCGCGCATCGCGACAATCTATGAAGGCACCAACGGTATCCAGGCGCTCGATCTCGTCACCCGCAAACTGCGTTTGTCCGATGGCGCCCATGTGCGCGGACTCATTGCCGAACTGAGCGAGATCGCCGCCGCCGTCGGATCCACCAACAGGAAGGGTTTCGGCGAGACGGCGGTGCGGCTCGATGCTGCGATCGGCGATCTCGCCGACGCGAGCGAATGGCTGCTTGCTGCGCTGGACGGCGGAAGGCTCACCGACGCGCTGTCCGGTGCCACCGCCTATCAGCGCCTCTTCGGGCTGGTGCTGACCGGTGCCTATCTCGCCAAGGGTGGCCTGGCGGAGGCAGGCGACGGAAAACAAGATGCGCGCATCGCGCTCTGCCGGTTCGCGGCGGAGAACCTGCTCGCAGAAACAGGCGCGCTCAAGGACCGCGTCGTCAGTGGCGCGGAAAGCCTTGCAGCCGCGCGCGCCGCTCTCGTTTGA
- a CDS encoding crotonase/enoyl-CoA hydratase family protein, which translates to MTDHVLVERPEALPGVQVIRFNRPEKKNAITREMYAKMTKALTVAGTDPAVRVTAFLGSEGCFSAGNDMADFLAFAMGGTMGTEVLDFLLALAGAKKPVVSGVDGLAIGIGTTIHLHCDLTVASARSVFKTPFVDLALVPEAASSLIAPRIMGHQRAFGLLAAGEPLAATDALQAGLIWKVVGPEAVEEETLSLAARLARKPPEALRIARDLIRGDRSDVLARIDEEAQHFAAQLKSAEARAAFEAFMRR; encoded by the coding sequence ATGACCGATCATGTGCTTGTCGAACGCCCGGAGGCCTTGCCCGGCGTCCAGGTCATCCGTTTCAACCGCCCGGAAAAGAAGAACGCCATCACGCGCGAGATGTACGCCAAGATGACCAAGGCGTTGACGGTCGCAGGAACCGATCCGGCTGTCCGGGTCACGGCATTCCTCGGCTCCGAAGGATGCTTCTCCGCCGGAAACGACATGGCCGATTTTCTCGCCTTTGCCATGGGCGGGACAATGGGGACCGAGGTACTCGATTTCCTGCTGGCGCTCGCGGGCGCGAAAAAGCCGGTTGTATCCGGCGTCGACGGTCTGGCGATCGGCATCGGCACGACCATCCATCTCCATTGCGACTTGACTGTTGCTTCGGCACGTTCGGTCTTCAAGACCCCCTTCGTCGACCTTGCGCTCGTGCCTGAGGCCGCATCCAGCCTGATCGCGCCGCGCATCATGGGGCACCAGCGTGCCTTCGGGCTTCTCGCCGCTGGAGAACCTCTAGCGGCCACCGATGCCTTGCAGGCCGGGCTGATCTGGAAGGTCGTTGGCCCGGAAGCGGTGGAGGAAGAGACGCTCTCGCTCGCGGCGCGCCTTGCCAGGAAGCCGCCGGAAGCGCTGCGCATTGCGCGTGATCTCATTCGTGGGGATCGAAGTGATGTGCTCGCCCGTATCGACGAGGAGGCTCAGCACTTTGCAGCGCAGTTGAAGAGTGCGGAAGCGCGCGCGGCCTTCGAAGCCTTCATGCGCCGCTAA